From the genome of Phytohabitans rumicis, one region includes:
- the rpsO gene encoding 30S ribosomal protein S15, translated as MALDQQAKAKIREEYATVEGDTGSPEVQVAVLTKRIADLTEHLKVHKHDHHSRRGLLLLVGRRRRLLNYMAKKDISRYRTIIERLGLRR; from the coding sequence ATGGCGCTCGACCAGCAAGCCAAGGCCAAGATCAGGGAAGAGTACGCGACCGTCGAGGGTGACACCGGGTCGCCCGAGGTGCAGGTCGCGGTGCTCACCAAGCGGATCGCCGACCTCACCGAGCACCTCAAGGTGCACAAGCACGACCACCACAGCCGTCGTGGTCTGCTGCTGCTGGTGGGTCGCCGGCGTCGCCTGCTGAACTACATGGCCAAGAAGGACATCAGCCGCTACCGGACGATCATCGAACGGCTCGGTCTGCGGCGATAA
- a CDS encoding MATE family efflux transporter: MRRIAALAFPALIVLAAEPLYVLVDTAVVGHLGRLPLAAVAIGGTVMSVAAWLGAVMAYGTTGRAARRYGAGDRAAAVAEGVQASWLAFGSGLALAVGMQVAAGPLVRTLAGGDTDVAGAAADWLRIAALGAPGLLLAAAGNGWMRGVQDTRRPLYYVLGANVLSAVLCPLLVYPLGFGLTGSAVANVVAQTASGGLFAWALVAERVSLRPHPSVIGQQLVLGRDLLIRGAAFQASFLSATAVAARFGDAVVAAHQIAIQLWYFCALALDAVAIAAQSLVGAALGAGHDGEARELGRRIALLGGVCGAGFAVLIGAGAGVVPGWFTSDPVVVEQAMVAWPWFVSLLPLAGVVYALDGVLIGAGDARYLRNATIVAAVGGFLPAIWLAYAVDAGLGGIWAGLALFIVLRLATLLLRMRTGAWAVVGAVR, translated from the coding sequence CTGCGCCGGATCGCCGCACTCGCGTTCCCCGCGCTGATCGTTCTGGCCGCCGAGCCGCTCTACGTGCTCGTGGACACGGCGGTCGTCGGACATCTCGGCCGCCTCCCGCTCGCCGCGGTCGCCATCGGCGGCACGGTCATGTCGGTCGCCGCCTGGCTCGGCGCCGTCATGGCGTACGGGACGACCGGGCGAGCCGCCCGCCGCTACGGCGCGGGCGACCGCGCGGCCGCCGTCGCCGAGGGCGTGCAGGCGTCCTGGCTCGCGTTCGGGTCCGGACTGGCCCTCGCGGTCGGCATGCAGGTGGCGGCCGGACCGCTGGTGCGTACCCTCGCCGGTGGCGACACCGACGTGGCCGGCGCGGCCGCGGACTGGCTGCGGATCGCGGCCCTGGGCGCCCCTGGCCTTCTGCTCGCGGCCGCCGGCAACGGCTGGATGCGCGGCGTCCAGGACACCCGGCGCCCGCTGTACTACGTGTTGGGCGCCAACGTGCTGTCCGCCGTGCTCTGTCCGCTTCTGGTGTACCCGCTGGGGTTCGGCCTGACCGGCTCGGCGGTGGCGAACGTGGTGGCCCAGACCGCGTCCGGCGGCCTCTTCGCGTGGGCCCTGGTGGCCGAGCGCGTGTCGCTGCGGCCGCACCCGTCGGTGATCGGCCAGCAGCTCGTGCTCGGGCGCGACCTGCTGATCCGAGGTGCCGCGTTCCAGGCCAGCTTCCTGTCCGCGACGGCGGTCGCGGCCCGCTTCGGCGACGCGGTGGTCGCCGCCCACCAGATCGCCATCCAGCTGTGGTACTTCTGCGCGCTGGCCCTGGACGCGGTGGCGATCGCGGCACAGTCCCTGGTGGGCGCCGCCCTCGGGGCCGGCCACGACGGCGAGGCGCGTGAACTGGGGCGGCGCATCGCGCTGCTCGGCGGGGTGTGCGGGGCCGGGTTCGCGGTGCTCATCGGCGCCGGGGCGGGCGTGGTGCCGGGCTGGTTCACGAGCGATCCCGTCGTGGTCGAGCAGGCCATGGTGGCGTGGCCGTGGTTCGTGAGCCTGCTGCCGCTGGCCGGCGTCGTGTACGCCCTCGACGGCGTGCTCATCGGCGCCGGCGACGCCCGCTACCTGCGCAACGCGACGATCGTGGCGGCGGTGGGCGGGTTCCTGCCCGCGATCTGGCTGGCGTACGCGGTGGACGCCGGGCTGGGCGGCATCTGGGCCGGGCTGGCGCTCTTCATCGTCCTACGCTTGGCCACCCTGCTCCTCCGCATGCGCACCGGCGCCTGGGCCGTGGTAGGCGCCGTCCGCTAG
- a CDS encoding acetylxylan esterase — translation MRAGTPPQPLRDHPGEGRRARAARHPRPRDVRAPLLRRGRLARRVRAAGALPGAERLDYNGGSFGGGIGALALPWDDRFTRAHLYVPSFGHHPLRLAAPSTGSGEAVRRLLAREPHLRPVLDYFDAAIAARRIHIPVYVSAARRDPAVLPDGQFAVYEALAGPKHLYVLSTGHPANPAELSARDRDLAHFFAH, via the coding sequence GTGCGCGCCGGGACTCCCCCGCAGCCACTCCGCGACCATCCCGGCGAGGGCCGCCGAGCACGTGCTGCACGGCATCCGCGCCCGCGAGACGTACGTGCACCGCTTCTGCGCCGCGGACGTCTGGCGCGCCGCGTCCGTGCTGCTGGAGCGCTTCCCGGGGCGGAACGGCTGGACTACAACGGCGGCAGCTTCGGCGGGGGCATCGGCGCGCTCGCGCTGCCGTGGGACGACCGCTTCACCCGCGCCCACCTGTACGTGCCGAGCTTCGGCCACCATCCGCTCCGGCTCGCCGCGCCCAGCACCGGCAGCGGCGAGGCGGTCCGCCGGCTGCTGGCCCGCGAGCCGCACCTGCGGCCCGTCCTGGACTACTTCGACGCCGCCATCGCCGCGCGCCGCATCCACATTCCGGTGTACGTCAGCGCGGCCCGCCGCGACCCGGCGGTGCTCCCGGACGGCCAGTTCGCCGTCTACGAAGCCTTGGCGGGCCCCAAGCACCTCTACGTCCTGTCGACCGGCCACCCAGCCAACCCCGCCGAACTGTCGGCGCGCGACCGCGACCTGGCACACTTCTTCGCGCACTGA
- the truB gene encoding tRNA pseudouridine(55) synthase TruB, with protein sequence MSTDGLVVVDKPGGMTSHDVVARVRRLARTRRVGHGGTLDPMATGVLVIGVGRGTRLLTYVIGSAKGYAATIRLGQSTITDDAEGDVVATAPAGHVTDEAIGAGLAALTGDIQQVPSAVSAIKIDGKRAYKRVREGEQVALAARPVTISRLDLLAIRRPTADLVDVDVQVECSSGTYVRAIARDLGAGLGVGGHLTALRRTAVGGFTLAEASTLEELEKVAPDVVNLPLAAAARRFFAAREASSDEAKVLSHGGPLAEAGLAGPYAVFAPDGGLLAVVRERDGRARPEVVFTG encoded by the coding sequence GTGAGTACAGACGGGCTCGTTGTGGTGGACAAGCCGGGCGGGATGACGTCGCACGACGTGGTGGCGCGGGTACGGCGGTTGGCGCGTACCCGGCGGGTCGGGCATGGCGGCACGCTCGACCCGATGGCGACCGGCGTCCTGGTTATCGGTGTGGGCAGAGGGACCAGGCTCTTGACGTACGTGATCGGCTCGGCCAAGGGCTATGCGGCGACGATCCGGTTGGGGCAGAGCACGATCACCGACGACGCCGAGGGTGATGTGGTCGCCACCGCGCCCGCCGGGCACGTCACCGACGAGGCGATCGGTGCCGGGCTTGCCGCCCTCACCGGCGACATCCAGCAGGTGCCGTCCGCGGTGAGCGCTATCAAGATCGACGGCAAGCGCGCCTACAAGCGGGTACGCGAGGGCGAGCAGGTGGCCCTCGCCGCCCGCCCGGTGACGATCTCCCGGCTGGACCTGCTGGCGATCCGGCGCCCCACTGCCGACCTGGTCGACGTGGACGTACAGGTGGAGTGCTCGTCCGGGACGTACGTGCGGGCGATCGCCCGGGACCTCGGCGCCGGGCTGGGCGTGGGCGGGCACCTGACCGCGCTGCGGCGTACGGCGGTGGGCGGTTTCACCCTGGCCGAGGCGTCGACGCTGGAGGAGTTGGAGAAGGTCGCCCCCGACGTGGTCAACCTGCCGCTGGCGGCGGCGGCCCGGCGGTTCTTCGCCGCCCGCGAGGCGTCGTCCGACGAGGCGAAGGTGTTGTCGCACGGTGGGCCGCTCGCGGAGGCGGGTCTTGCGGGTCCCTACGCGGTCTTCGCTCCGGACGGCGGGCTGCTGGCGGTCGTGCGGGAGCGCGACGGCCGAGCCCGCCCGGAGGTCGTCTTCACGGGTTGA
- a CDS encoding DUF559 domain-containing protein — MPLPSDEADELTWLLFRQDSVVSWAQARRFLTEAAIRHRLASGRWRRVHRKVYVTHSGPVGPEQQQWIAVLAAGDGAVIAGGTALDGYGLHRYAGPGIHVLLPADRQARTVPRGVVVHRTTVLPAEDVHAMAAPPRTMPPRSVVDAAAWAGSDDAACAIVAAAFGRHLVTVEEITAVLDRLPRARRRAVIAATALDAAGGSHSLAELDYLRLGRRYGLPEPSRQVVRRDASGKRRYLDVYYEQWGVHVEIDGAQHNDPRHQWADMRRQNELWIKGDRVLRFPAHLARHRPAELFAQVRAALIAAGWQPPR; from the coding sequence ATGCCGCTGCCGTCGGATGAGGCGGACGAGTTGACCTGGCTGCTGTTCCGGCAGGACAGCGTGGTGTCGTGGGCGCAGGCGCGAAGGTTCCTGACCGAGGCCGCTATCCGGCACCGCCTCGCCTCCGGCCGGTGGCGCCGGGTGCACCGAAAGGTGTACGTCACGCACAGCGGTCCGGTCGGCCCGGAGCAGCAGCAGTGGATCGCCGTGCTGGCAGCGGGCGACGGCGCGGTCATCGCCGGCGGTACGGCGCTGGACGGTTACGGCCTGCACCGCTACGCCGGCCCCGGCATCCATGTGCTGTTGCCCGCTGATCGGCAGGCCCGCACCGTCCCACGCGGTGTGGTCGTGCACCGGACCACCGTGCTGCCCGCCGAAGACGTCCACGCGATGGCCGCGCCGCCGCGCACGATGCCGCCGCGGTCGGTGGTCGACGCCGCCGCGTGGGCCGGATCCGACGACGCGGCCTGCGCGATCGTCGCCGCGGCGTTCGGCCGGCATCTGGTCACCGTCGAGGAGATCACAGCGGTCCTCGACCGGCTGCCCCGCGCCCGCCGGCGAGCCGTGATCGCGGCTACCGCCTTGGACGCCGCGGGCGGATCCCATTCGCTGGCCGAGTTGGACTACCTCCGGCTGGGCCGCCGGTACGGACTGCCCGAACCCAGCCGGCAGGTGGTCCGCCGTGACGCGAGCGGTAAGCGCCGCTACCTGGACGTCTACTACGAACAGTGGGGCGTCCACGTCGAGATCGACGGCGCCCAACACAACGACCCCCGCCATCAGTGGGCCGACATGAGGCGCCAGAACGAACTCTGGATCAAAGGCGACCGTGTCCTGCGCTTCCCCGCCCACCTGGCCCGACACCGCCCCGCCGAACTCTTCGCCCAGGTCCGCGCCGCCCTGATTGCCGCCGGTTGGCAGCCTCCCCGCTAG
- a CDS encoding DUF6186 family protein: MIALAFVLILVLFAAVEIAARRSRIPTLADLCVRLLAYEVWRVPVGRLVLIGLWWWVGWHFLAR; the protein is encoded by the coding sequence ATGATCGCGCTCGCCTTCGTGCTGATCCTGGTGCTGTTCGCCGCCGTGGAGATCGCCGCCCGGCGCTCCCGGATCCCCACGCTGGCCGACCTGTGCGTACGCCTGCTCGCGTACGAGGTCTGGCGCGTGCCGGTGGGGCGTCTTGTCTTGATCGGGTTGTGGTGGTGGGTTGGTTGGCATTTTCTCGCTCGGTGA
- a CDS encoding NACHT N-terminal Helical domain 1-containing protein: protein MPGLEVAAIALGAAVAKAACGVWLGDHKLASSVGESVIDLAAQRLTSVREQRQFRRVWDQAAELIAERVEPLVEREFRDLPPHERVAALDAVRDTFQVAALTEDDLFKQDLDAGYLDRYLRAQDPDRVRRAGLADAAVRLYDLVLRECSAYAIEVARTLPGSGAAGVAELLRRDRQILDDLGTVLARLPERRGVVDFERDYRQLVANRLDQVEFFGATLSESSRRYPLSVAYLSLTASTAAAPRRSARRSPSRSSG, encoded by the coding sequence GTGCCGGGTCTTGAGGTTGCCGCGATCGCGCTCGGCGCGGCGGTGGCGAAGGCGGCCTGCGGCGTCTGGCTCGGCGATCACAAGCTCGCCTCCTCGGTGGGCGAAAGCGTGATCGACCTGGCCGCCCAGCGGCTGACCTCGGTCCGGGAGCAGCGCCAGTTCCGCCGGGTCTGGGACCAGGCCGCGGAGCTGATCGCCGAACGGGTGGAGCCCCTGGTGGAGCGCGAGTTCCGCGACCTGCCGCCGCACGAGCGGGTGGCCGCGCTCGACGCGGTCCGGGACACCTTCCAGGTGGCCGCCCTCACCGAGGACGACCTGTTCAAGCAGGACCTCGACGCCGGCTACCTCGACCGCTACCTGCGCGCTCAAGATCCCGATCGGGTACGCCGGGCGGGGCTCGCCGACGCCGCGGTCCGCCTCTACGACCTGGTGTTGCGGGAGTGCTCCGCGTACGCCATCGAGGTGGCCCGCACGCTGCCCGGCTCCGGCGCGGCCGGCGTGGCCGAGCTGCTGCGCCGCGACCGCCAGATCCTCGACGACCTCGGTACGGTGCTCGCCCGGCTGCCCGAGCGGCGCGGGGTGGTCGACTTCGAGCGCGACTACCGCCAGCTCGTGGCGAACCGGCTGGATCAGGTGGAGTTCTTCGGCGCCACCCTGTCCGAGTCCAGCCGGCGCTATCCGCTCTCGGTGGCCTACCTGAGCCTGACCGCGAGCACCGCCGCCGCACCGAGGCGGAGCGCGAGGAGGTCACCGAGCAGGAGCAGCGGCTGA
- a CDS encoding M16 family metallopeptidase: MALDQRDGGSTVRRTVLPSGLRVLTEAIPSMRSVSVGVWVAIGSRDEAAELSGVSHFLEHLLFKGTEKRSALDISAQIEAVGGETNAFTTKEYTCYYARVLDEDLPLAIDVMCDVVANSVLDPADVETERGVILEEIAMHDDEPGDEVHDVFAEAIFGAHPLGRLISGTQATISPMTRDQIEGFYRSHYTAPSIVIAAAGNLDHDTVVELIAGSLGAGSATPAPLRPASVVPTRSPDTVVRDKDTEQAHVVLGCPGIDRPDERRFALGVLNNVLGGGMSSRLFQEIREKRGLAYSVYSYSTQYADTGLFAVYAGCAPGKVDEVLELTRAELAAVAAKGFTEAELARGKGMAKGSYVLGLEDTGSRMSRLAKGELLYGNLLTVDEMLARVDALTLDEVNTLAADLLTRPTSLAVIGPV; the protein is encoded by the coding sequence ATGGCGCTCGACCAACGCGATGGAGGCAGCACGGTACGTCGTACCGTGCTGCCTTCGGGCCTTCGGGTGCTGACCGAGGCGATCCCGTCGATGCGGAGCGTCTCGGTCGGCGTGTGGGTGGCCATCGGCTCCCGGGACGAGGCGGCGGAGCTGTCCGGCGTCTCGCACTTCCTGGAGCACCTGCTCTTTAAGGGCACCGAAAAGCGGTCCGCGCTGGACATCTCCGCGCAGATCGAGGCGGTGGGCGGCGAGACCAACGCGTTCACCACCAAGGAGTACACCTGCTACTACGCGCGGGTGCTCGACGAAGACCTGCCGCTGGCCATCGACGTGATGTGCGACGTGGTCGCCAACTCGGTGCTCGACCCGGCGGACGTGGAGACCGAGCGGGGCGTGATCCTCGAAGAGATCGCCATGCACGACGACGAGCCCGGCGACGAGGTGCACGACGTCTTCGCCGAGGCCATCTTCGGTGCTCACCCGCTGGGCCGGCTGATCTCCGGCACCCAGGCGACGATCTCGCCGATGACCCGCGACCAGATCGAGGGCTTCTACCGCTCGCATTACACGGCGCCGTCCATCGTGATCGCCGCCGCGGGCAACCTGGACCACGACACCGTGGTGGAGCTCATCGCCGGGTCGCTCGGCGCGGGCTCCGCGACACCCGCGCCGCTGCGGCCCGCGTCGGTGGTGCCCACCCGGTCGCCGGACACGGTCGTACGCGACAAGGACACCGAGCAGGCGCACGTCGTACTCGGGTGTCCGGGCATCGACCGGCCCGACGAGCGGCGCTTCGCGCTCGGGGTGCTCAACAACGTGCTGGGCGGCGGCATGTCGAGCCGGCTCTTCCAGGAGATCCGGGAGAAGCGCGGGCTCGCGTACTCGGTCTACTCCTACTCCACCCAGTACGCCGACACCGGCCTCTTCGCGGTGTACGCCGGCTGCGCGCCGGGCAAGGTCGACGAGGTGCTCGAACTGACCCGCGCCGAGCTGGCCGCGGTCGCCGCGAAGGGCTTCACCGAGGCGGAGCTGGCCCGCGGCAAGGGCATGGCCAAGGGCTCGTACGTCCTGGGCCTGGAGGACACCGGCTCCCGGATGAGCCGGCTGGCCAAGGGCGAGCTGCTCTACGGCAACCTGCTCACGGTCGACGAGATGCTCGCGCGGGTGGACGCCCTGACCCTGGACGAGGTCAACACCCTGGCCGCCGACCTCCTGACCCGCCCGACCTCCCTGGCCGTCATCGGCCCCGTCTAG
- a CDS encoding bifunctional riboflavin kinase/FAD synthetase, producing the protein MQRWRGYEAVPSGFGRSVVTIGVFDGVHRGHQATIGHAVERARDLGLKSVVVTFDPHPSEVVRPGTHPAVLTEPRRKAELIEALGVDVLCVVPFTLDFSRLPPEAFVHDVLVEHLHAAVVVVGDNFRFGHKAAGDGALLRSLGRTFGYAVEDSALVTSGGTIFSSTYIRACVAAGDVRAAGEALGRPHRVEGVVVRGDQRGRTLGFPTANYLTGPHTSIPADGVYAGWVIRRGERLPAAASVGTNPTFAGEDRRVEAHILDFDDDLYGERLELEFVENLRGQVKFDGVEPLIAQIKQDVALTRTVLGG; encoded by the coding sequence ATGCAGAGGTGGCGGGGCTACGAGGCGGTCCCGAGCGGGTTCGGTCGCTCGGTGGTCACCATCGGCGTGTTCGACGGCGTCCACAGGGGACACCAGGCGACCATCGGTCATGCGGTGGAACGCGCGCGGGACCTGGGACTCAAGTCGGTGGTGGTCACGTTCGACCCGCATCCGTCGGAGGTGGTGCGGCCCGGGACGCATCCCGCCGTACTGACCGAGCCGCGGCGCAAGGCAGAGCTGATCGAGGCGCTCGGCGTCGACGTGCTGTGCGTGGTGCCGTTCACGCTCGACTTCTCCCGGCTGCCGCCGGAGGCGTTCGTGCACGACGTGCTGGTCGAGCACCTGCACGCCGCCGTGGTCGTGGTGGGGGACAACTTCCGGTTCGGGCACAAGGCCGCCGGTGACGGCGCGCTCCTGCGCAGCCTGGGCCGGACCTTCGGGTACGCGGTGGAGGACTCCGCCCTGGTGACGAGCGGCGGCACGATCTTCTCCTCGACGTACATCCGTGCCTGTGTCGCGGCGGGTGACGTGCGGGCGGCGGGCGAGGCGCTCGGGCGCCCGCACCGGGTGGAGGGCGTGGTGGTCCGCGGCGACCAGCGCGGCCGGACGCTGGGCTTCCCGACCGCCAACTACCTGACCGGCCCGCACACCTCGATCCCGGCCGACGGCGTGTACGCCGGATGGGTGATCCGCCGGGGCGAGCGGCTCCCGGCGGCGGCGTCGGTGGGCACGAACCCGACGTTCGCCGGGGAGGATCGCCGGGTGGAGGCGCACATCCTGGACTTCGACGACGACCTGTACGGCGAGCGGCTCGAACTGGAGTTCGTGGAGAACCTGCGCGGCCAGGTCAAGTTCGACGGCGTCGAGCCCTTGATCGCCCAAATCAAGCAGGATGTCGCGCTGACGCGGACGGTGCTGGGCGGCTAG
- a CDS encoding NACHT domain-containing protein, with translation MDKHRHLRQLAGYPLLCALLCALHRDRHGQLPANRMELYEVALHMLLERRDRERRIATGPALGRTEQTLLLCDLAYRLIRNEWSDAPRADVIGWLAAKLRAMPRVTADPERVYRVLLERSGLLREQVEGRVDFVHRSFQEYLAAKQAIDEGDYGVLRSHAHLPQWHEVVVMAAGHATATGRETLLSGLLRLADTTGIPHEQRDLLRLVALGCLETSPERSPEMEAAIRKATAKLVPPRTEAAAKALGRAGPFAIDLLMQAPPRRSTAWY, from the coding sequence TTGGACAAGCACCGGCACCTGCGCCAGCTGGCCGGGTACCCGCTGCTGTGCGCCCTGCTCTGCGCGCTGCACCGGGACCGGCACGGCCAGCTCCCGGCGAACCGGATGGAGCTGTACGAGGTGGCGCTGCACATGCTGCTGGAGCGCCGCGACCGGGAGCGGCGGATCGCCACCGGGCCGGCGCTCGGCCGCACCGAGCAGACCCTGCTGCTGTGCGACCTGGCGTACCGGCTGATCCGCAACGAGTGGTCGGACGCGCCCCGGGCCGACGTGATCGGCTGGCTGGCCGCGAAGCTGCGCGCCATGCCCCGGGTGACCGCCGATCCGGAGCGGGTCTACCGGGTACTGCTGGAGCGCAGCGGCCTGCTGCGCGAGCAGGTGGAGGGGCGGGTGGACTTCGTGCACCGCTCCTTCCAGGAGTATCTGGCCGCCAAGCAGGCCATCGACGAGGGCGACTACGGCGTGCTGAGATCCCACGCGCACCTGCCGCAGTGGCACGAGGTGGTGGTGATGGCGGCCGGCCACGCGACCGCCACGGGGCGGGAGACGCTGCTGAGCGGGCTGCTCCGCCTCGCCGACACCACCGGCATCCCGCACGAGCAGCGCGACCTGCTGCGCCTGGTGGCGCTCGGCTGCCTGGAGACCTCCCCGGAGCGATCGCCCGAGATGGAGGCTGCGATCCGGAAGGCCACCGCGAAGCTGGTGCCGCCCCGGACCGAGGCGGCCGCGAAGGCGCTCGGGCGGGCCGGCCCGTTCGCGATCGACCTGCTCATGCAGGCCCCGCCCCGACGGAGTACGGCGTGGTACTGA
- a CDS encoding polyribonucleotide nucleotidyltransferase: MTEQTSLGAQHSTAVIDNGSFGTREITFSTGRLAKQAAGSVIVQLGDTVVLSATTASKHPKEQFDFFPLTVDVEERMYAAGRIPGSFFRREGRPSEDAILTCRLTDRPLRPSFVKGLRNEVQVVATILALDPAHPYDVIAINAASMSTKLSGLPFSGPIGATRMAHIDGQWIAFPTHEELARATFDMVVAGRVLPDGDVAIMMVEAEATPNAVALVAAGAVAPTEEVVASGLEAAKPAIRELCRAQDEIAAVAAKPVAEFPVFLEYQEDVYAAVANVAKAEVAEALKIAGKADREEALDRVKDKAVEEVAPQFEGREKEVGAAFRSLVKSEVRVRVLRDQVRIDGRGPRDIRPLTAETQVLPRVHGSALFERGETQILGVTTLNMLRMEQQLDTLSPEKHKRYMHNYNFPPYSTGETGRVGAPKRREIGHGALAERALIPVLPSREEFPYAIRQVSEALSSNGSTSMGSVCASTMSLLSAGVPLKAPVAGIAMGLISDEVDGKTQYVTLTDILGAEDAYGDMDFKVAGTREFVTALQLDTKLDGIPSDVLAGALQQAHEARHTILDVMQEAIEAPATMSEYAPRVTTVKIPVDKIGMVIGPKGQTINAIQDETGAEISIEDDGTIYVGATNGPSAEAAVERINAIANPTLPKVGDKFLGTVVKTAAFGAFISLLPGRDGLLHISKVGNGKRVERVEDFLNVGDKVEVQIADIDQRGKIYLDKVRAEGEEAPAEADGGERPPARDRGDRGPRDRADRDGADRGPSRGEREGGGGEGDSEGGPRRRRHRR; the protein is encoded by the coding sequence ATGACCGAGCAAACCAGCCTCGGCGCACAGCACAGCACCGCGGTGATCGACAACGGGTCCTTCGGCACCCGGGAGATCACCTTCTCCACCGGCCGCCTCGCCAAGCAGGCCGCCGGCTCCGTGATCGTCCAGCTCGGCGACACGGTTGTCCTCTCCGCGACCACGGCCAGCAAGCACCCGAAGGAGCAGTTCGACTTCTTCCCGCTGACCGTCGACGTCGAGGAGCGGATGTACGCCGCGGGCCGCATCCCCGGCTCGTTCTTCCGTCGTGAGGGCCGGCCCAGCGAGGACGCGATCCTCACCTGCCGCCTGACCGACCGGCCGCTGCGCCCCAGCTTCGTCAAGGGCCTGCGCAACGAGGTCCAGGTCGTCGCGACGATCCTGGCGCTCGACCCGGCCCACCCGTACGACGTGATCGCGATCAACGCGGCCTCGATGTCGACCAAGCTGTCCGGCCTGCCGTTCTCCGGCCCGATCGGGGCGACCCGGATGGCCCACATCGACGGCCAGTGGATCGCCTTCCCGACCCACGAGGAGCTGGCCCGGGCCACCTTCGACATGGTGGTCGCCGGCCGGGTCCTGCCCGACGGCGATGTCGCGATCATGATGGTCGAGGCCGAGGCGACGCCGAACGCGGTGGCGCTGGTCGCCGCCGGCGCGGTCGCCCCGACCGAGGAGGTCGTGGCCAGCGGCCTGGAGGCCGCCAAGCCGGCCATCCGCGAGCTGTGCCGGGCGCAGGACGAGATCGCGGCCGTCGCGGCCAAGCCGGTCGCCGAGTTCCCCGTCTTCCTGGAGTACCAGGAGGACGTCTACGCGGCCGTTGCCAACGTCGCCAAGGCCGAGGTCGCCGAGGCGTTGAAGATCGCCGGCAAGGCCGACCGCGAAGAGGCCCTCGACCGGGTCAAGGACAAGGCGGTCGAAGAGGTCGCGCCGCAGTTCGAGGGGCGCGAGAAGGAGGTCGGCGCAGCCTTCCGGTCGCTGGTCAAGTCCGAGGTCCGGGTCCGGGTGCTGCGCGACCAGGTGCGCATCGACGGCCGTGGCCCGCGCGACATCCGGCCGCTGACCGCCGAGACCCAGGTGCTCCCGCGGGTGCACGGCTCGGCGCTGTTCGAGCGGGGCGAGACGCAGATCCTGGGCGTGACCACGCTCAACATGCTCCGCATGGAGCAGCAGCTCGACACGCTGTCGCCGGAAAAGCACAAGCGCTACATGCACAACTACAACTTCCCGCCGTACTCGACCGGTGAGACCGGCCGGGTCGGCGCGCCGAAGCGGCGCGAGATCGGCCACGGCGCGCTCGCCGAGCGGGCCCTGATCCCGGTGCTGCCGAGCCGCGAGGAGTTCCCGTACGCGATCCGGCAGGTGTCCGAGGCCCTCAGCTCCAACGGTTCGACGTCGATGGGCTCGGTCTGCGCCTCGACGATGTCGCTGCTGTCCGCCGGTGTGCCGCTCAAGGCGCCGGTCGCGGGCATCGCGATGGGCCTCATCTCCGACGAGGTCGACGGCAAGACGCAGTACGTCACGCTGACCGACATCCTCGGCGCCGAGGACGCGTACGGCGACATGGACTTCAAGGTCGCCGGCACCCGTGAGTTCGTCACCGCGCTGCAGCTGGACACCAAGCTCGACGGCATCCCGTCGGACGTGCTGGCCGGCGCGCTGCAGCAGGCCCACGAGGCGCGGCACACGATCCTCGACGTCATGCAGGAGGCCATCGAGGCGCCGGCCACGATGTCCGAGTACGCGCCGCGGGTCACCACCGTGAAGATCCCGGTCGACAAGATCGGCATGGTGATCGGGCCGAAGGGCCAGACGATCAACGCGATCCAGGACGAGACCGGCGCCGAGATCTCCATCGAGGACGACGGCACGATCTACGTCGGCGCGACCAACGGCCCGTCCGCCGAGGCCGCGGTCGAGCGGATCAACGCGATCGCCAACCCGACGCTGCCGAAGGTGGGCGACAAGTTCCTCGGCACGGTAGTGAAGACGGCCGCGTTCGGCGCGTTCATCTCGCTGCTGCCGGGCCGCGACGGCCTGCTGCACATCTCCAAGGTGGGCAACGGCAAGCGGGTCGAGAGGGTCGAGGACTTCCTCAACGTCGGCGACAAGGTCGAGGTCCAGATCGCCGACATCGACCAGCGCGGCAAGATCTACCTGGACAAGGTCCGCGCCGAGGGCGAAGAGGCCCCGGCCGAGGCCGACGGCGGCGAGCGTCCGCCGGCCCGCGACCGCGGCGACCGGGGTCCGCGCGACCGTGCCGACCGGGACGGCGCCGACCGCGGCCCGAGCCGCGGCGAGCGCGAGGGCGGCGGCGGCGAAGGCGACAGCGAGGGCGGTCCTCGCCGGCGCCGGCACCGCCGCTAA